From the genome of bacterium, one region includes:
- a CDS encoding 2-hydroxychromene-2-carboxylate isomerase, producing MMARLEFFFDYGSPYSYMADTQLPGLKERAACELVYRPMLLGGVFKATGNQSPAMEPIEAKRNYGRVEMHRFVAHYGIPFEANPAFPINTLLLMRTAQAAMAAGVFPAFHGAVYPAFWAGRVDLGQPEEIVRVANGAGLDGAALLAAAADPEVKASLRATTEEAIERGAFGAPTFFVGDEMFFGADRLPFVEAALRA from the coding sequence ATGATGGCCCGTCTCGAGTTCTTCTTCGACTACGGCAGCCCGTACAGCTACATGGCGGATACGCAGCTCCCCGGGCTGAAGGAGCGCGCCGCTTGTGAGCTGGTCTATCGTCCGATGTTGTTAGGCGGGGTGTTCAAGGCGACTGGCAACCAATCGCCAGCCATGGAGCCGATCGAGGCCAAGCGCAACTACGGGCGGGTAGAGATGCACCGCTTCGTGGCTCACTACGGCATCCCGTTCGAGGCGAACCCAGCCTTCCCGATCAATACTCTGCTGCTGATGCGCACGGCGCAGGCTGCGATGGCTGCTGGGGTGTTCCCGGCTTTTCATGGGGCGGTCTATCCGGCTTTCTGGGCAGGCCGGGTGGATCTCGGCCAACCTGAAGAAATCGTCCGGGTCGCGAACGGCGCCGGATTGGACGGGGCGGCCCTGCTGGCCGCCGCCGCGGATCCGGAGGTCAAGGCTTCCCTCCGAGCGACCACCGAGGAGGCGATCGAGCGAGGGGCCTTCGGGGCACCCACGTTCTTCGTCGGAGACGAGATGTTCTTCGGCGCGGATCGCCTGCCTTTCGTGGAGGCCGCTCTTCGGGCCTAG
- a CDS encoding inorganic phosphate transporter, producing MAWAIGANDVANAMGTSVGSGALTIAGAIVVAGVLEFSGAFLAGGHVTDTVRKGMLDLDLISSDHLRYGMLAALASAGTLLLGATRLGLPVSTTHSIVGAIVGFGTVAIGPEAVNWGKVGQIVASWLTSPLLSGVLAFFTFQILRALVLDREDPASQVRRVGPFFFFYVFFIIGLVTLFKGLKNLSLDLDLPQAIGASVVLGLVGMAFGTVVLRRVQNRPGNAEDRFSQTEKVFVVLQILTACAVAFAHGSNDVANAIGPLAAVVSSLDGATEVARKAPVQPWMLAIGGLGIVLGLATWGYKVMETVGKKITELTPSRGFAAELAAATTIVLASRLGIPVSTTHTLVGAVLGVGLARGIGAIDMRIVGHIVVSWVATLPIAAGLAIFFFYFFKGLLSP from the coding sequence ATGGCGTGGGCGATCGGCGCCAACGACGTGGCCAATGCCATGGGCACGAGCGTCGGCTCGGGCGCGTTGACAATTGCCGGTGCCATCGTGGTCGCCGGTGTGCTCGAGTTCAGCGGCGCGTTCCTGGCCGGCGGGCATGTCACCGACACGGTCCGCAAGGGAATGCTCGATCTGGATCTGATCTCGAGCGATCACCTCCGTTATGGCATGTTGGCCGCCCTCGCCTCGGCGGGAACCCTGCTGCTCGGCGCAACCCGGCTCGGACTGCCCGTCTCGACCACCCATTCCATCGTCGGCGCGATCGTCGGCTTCGGCACCGTTGCCATCGGGCCCGAGGCCGTGAATTGGGGAAAGGTCGGACAAATCGTCGCGAGCTGGCTGACCTCGCCGCTGCTCTCCGGCGTTCTGGCTTTCTTCACCTTCCAGATTCTCCGGGCCCTCGTCCTCGACCGCGAAGATCCCGCAAGTCAAGTTCGGCGTGTCGGCCCGTTCTTCTTCTTCTACGTGTTCTTCATCATCGGCCTCGTCACCCTGTTCAAGGGCCTGAAGAATCTCAGCCTCGACCTCGATCTTCCCCAGGCGATCGGCGCGTCCGTCGTCCTTGGCCTGGTGGGAATGGCGTTTGGCACCGTGGTGCTGCGGCGGGTCCAGAACCGTCCGGGGAACGCCGAGGACCGGTTCAGCCAGACGGAAAAGGTATTCGTCGTCCTTCAGATCCTCACGGCTTGTGCGGTCGCGTTTGCCCACGGCTCCAACGACGTCGCCAACGCCATCGGCCCTCTGGCGGCCGTCGTCAGCTCGCTCGATGGCGCCACCGAAGTTGCCCGGAAGGCCCCGGTGCAGCCCTGGATGTTGGCCATCGGCGGCCTCGGAATCGTGCTCGGGTTGGCAACCTGGGGCTACAAGGTCATGGAGACGGTGGGCAAGAAGATCACCGAGCTCACGCCCAGCCGCGGTTTCGCGGCAGAGCTGGCGGCCGCGACCACCATCGTCCTGGCCTCGCGTTTGGGCATTCCGGTCTCGACCACACACACCCTCGTGGGGGCTGTGTTGGGTGTCGGCCTGGCTCGTGGCATCGGCGCCATCGATATGCGCATCGTCGGACACATCGTCGTGTCGTGGGTGGCGACCCTGCCGATCGCCGCCGGGCTGGCCATCTTCTTCTTCTATTTCTTCAAGGGCTTGCTGAGCCCGTAA
- the tkt gene encoding transketolase — protein sequence MATELSPALREQIENTIRGLTIDAVAAAGIGHLGAAMGLARPVFQLWDRHLRFDPQDPDWPLRDRFVLSGGHASMLLYSLLHLFGFELPFEEIKNFRKLGSMTPGHPEYGDTPGVEVTTGPLGQGLANAVGMAIAGRATRSRYGVGSEGPGQHVVVAVAGDGDMMEGISYEASSLAGHLGLGNLVVLYDDNQVTIDGPTDITFTENVRGRFEAQGWHVQEVDGEDVDAFDVAFEAARSESGRPSLLITRTVIGHGSPNWAGLSKAHGGPFKDGEDRLTKENLGIPLEPTFHVASEVRAYMDERAKAKTEARREADVGFEAWQASHPERFAAWQAARERKLPEDFEARLLEGFEGETNATRVHSGAVIQRLVEAAPIWLGGSADLAGSNNTTIKDSGFVGQGEDPFAGANLHFGVREHAMGAITNGIALDGTFLPFSGTFMVFSDYMRPSVRLAALMGIPSTFVFTHDSIFVGEDGPTHQPVEHVDALRSIPGLTVFRPADGIEVAMAWAYQARNASGPMALALSRQKVAALKREAPFEPRDVWKGGYVVREPEAGLDLVLLASGSEVALASEAASMLGTDGIRARVVSIPCAELLAEQDDAYQDRLVPEDVPVVAVEAGIGEGLRRWVGRRGLVHGMKGFGKSASYQALEEHFGFTAPKLVAAVREHLNR from the coding sequence ATGGCGACGGAGCTTTCCCCCGCGCTTCGCGAGCAGATCGAGAACACGATTCGCGGCCTGACCATCGATGCGGTGGCGGCAGCCGGGATCGGGCATCTGGGTGCGGCCATGGGCCTCGCCAGGCCCGTATTCCAGCTTTGGGATCGGCATCTGCGCTTCGATCCCCAGGATCCGGATTGGCCGCTGCGCGATCGCTTCGTGCTCTCCGGTGGCCACGCCTCGATGTTGCTCTACTCGCTCCTGCACTTGTTCGGCTTCGAGCTTCCTTTCGAGGAGATCAAGAACTTCCGCAAGCTCGGCTCGATGACGCCGGGCCACCCGGAATATGGAGATACGCCGGGCGTCGAGGTGACCACAGGTCCCCTCGGCCAGGGGCTCGCCAACGCGGTAGGGATGGCGATCGCCGGGCGTGCGACCCGTTCCCGCTACGGCGTCGGTAGCGAGGGGCCTGGGCAGCACGTCGTGGTGGCCGTGGCCGGCGACGGCGACATGATGGAGGGCATCTCCTACGAGGCGTCTTCCCTGGCCGGGCACCTCGGGCTCGGCAACCTCGTCGTCCTCTACGACGACAACCAGGTCACGATCGATGGCCCCACGGACATCACGTTCACCGAGAACGTACGCGGGCGCTTCGAGGCCCAGGGTTGGCATGTCCAGGAGGTCGATGGCGAGGATGTCGACGCCTTCGACGTCGCCTTCGAGGCGGCGCGGAGCGAGTCTGGACGGCCCTCCCTGTTGATCACCCGCACGGTCATCGGCCATGGCAGCCCGAACTGGGCCGGCCTCTCCAAGGCCCACGGGGGTCCGTTCAAGGACGGCGAAGATCGCCTGACGAAGGAGAATCTGGGGATTCCCCTGGAGCCGACCTTCCACGTGGCTTCGGAAGTGCGCGCGTACATGGACGAGCGAGCGAAGGCGAAGACGGAGGCAAGGCGCGAGGCCGACGTGGGTTTCGAGGCCTGGCAGGCCAGTCATCCGGAGCGTTTCGCCGCCTGGCAGGCAGCTCGCGAGCGCAAGCTGCCCGAAGACTTCGAGGCCCGCCTTCTCGAGGGGTTCGAGGGCGAGACCAATGCCACGCGGGTTCACTCCGGTGCGGTGATCCAACGCCTCGTCGAGGCCGCGCCGATCTGGCTCGGAGGCTCCGCCGATCTCGCGGGTTCGAACAACACGACCATCAAGGATTCGGGTTTCGTCGGGCAGGGCGAGGATCCCTTTGCCGGTGCCAACCTCCACTTCGGTGTGCGCGAGCACGCCATGGGCGCGATCACCAACGGAATCGCCTTGGATGGCACGTTCCTGCCGTTTTCTGGGACCTTCATGGTCTTCAGCGACTACATGCGCCCCTCGGTGCGTCTGGCGGCGTTGATGGGCATCCCCTCGACGTTCGTGTTCACCCACGATTCGATCTTCGTTGGTGAGGACGGGCCGACCCACCAGCCAGTCGAGCATGTGGACGCCCTTCGGTCGATTCCCGGGCTCACGGTCTTTCGTCCGGCCGATGGCATCGAGGTCGCGATGGCCTGGGCCTACCAGGCTCGCAATGCGAGTGGCCCCATGGCGCTGGCCTTGTCCCGCCAGAAGGTCGCGGCGCTGAAGCGTGAGGCGCCTTTCGAGCCCCGCGACGTCTGGAAGGGTGGCTACGTCGTTCGTGAGCCCGAAGCAGGGCTCGACCTGGTCTTGCTGGCCTCCGGTTCAGAGGTCGCGCTGGCAAGCGAGGCGGCTTCGATGCTCGGTACGGATGGCATCCGAGCGCGGGTCGTTTCCATCCCTTGTGCCGAGCTCCTTGCCGAGCAGGACGATGCCTATCAGGACCGCCTGGTTCCCGAGGACGTTCCGGTGGTCGCCGTCGAGGCGGGAATCGGCGAAGGCTTGCGCCGTTGGGTCGGCCGACGGGGCCTCGTGCACGGCATGAAGGGCTTCGGCAAGTCCGCCTCCTACCAGGCGCTCGAGGAGCATTTTGGATTCACCGCGCCGAAGCTGGTTGCGGCGGTCCGGGAGCACCTGAACCGCTGA
- a CDS encoding TIGR00153 family protein gives MSWIDKLVGRSPIGPMQKHMEAAVACARQIVPLVEAMASGDQEAVRRCRAEIDRLEHEADDIKHEIRSHMPRRLMMAMERRDMLDILDQQDSIADVTQDIAELADQRNMHLPEALAGPFRELATRVVAACEQGQRIIDELDELVETGFGDREVARVEEMIGELGRIETDTDVLQDRAARTLFAMEDELGISTVYWHQTILWIADLADYAERVGNRLRLLIAS, from the coding sequence GTGTCCTGGATCGACAAACTCGTGGGCCGCTCGCCGATTGGCCCGATGCAGAAGCATATGGAGGCTGCTGTCGCCTGCGCCCGACAGATCGTACCGCTCGTGGAGGCCATGGCGTCCGGTGACCAGGAAGCCGTTCGCCGTTGCCGTGCCGAGATCGACCGGCTCGAACACGAGGCAGATGACATCAAGCACGAGATCCGCAGTCATATGCCCCGCCGCCTGATGATGGCCATGGAGCGACGGGACATGCTCGACATCCTCGACCAGCAGGATTCGATCGCCGACGTCACCCAGGATATCGCCGAGCTGGCGGATCAGCGAAACATGCATCTCCCCGAAGCGCTTGCCGGACCCTTCCGCGAGCTGGCCACGCGGGTCGTGGCGGCCTGCGAGCAGGGCCAACGGATCATCGACGAACTCGACGAACTGGTCGAGACCGGCTTCGGTGACCGGGAGGTGGCGCGGGTCGAAGAGATGATCGGCGAGCTCGGCCGCATCGAAACCGACACCGACGTTTTGCAGGACCGTGCCGCGCGCACGCTCTTCGCCATGGAAGACGAACTCGGAATCAGCACCGTCTATTGGCACCAGACGATCCTGTGGATCGCGGACCTGGCTGACTACGCCGAGCGGGTCGGCAACCGCCTCCGCTTGCTGATCGCAAGTTAG
- a CDS encoding DUF1214 domain-containing protein, with protein sequence MKERIREHTMTDDPIEKVESGEAWIEFCDLLKKAGDVLQRDDLRASTFDRGEGLRYLSRLLRAGLVSFAEGTGPRHPEFRALPELVKMGLDNPDNYYLSASVNGRHRYRIRGQRGTIHYLGFAAQNQNFAKRDRITGGVGHLNDSELKLDEDGRFEILASQEPPEDAGVGWLQMGPDTTQVLVRQTFLDRARERPVALEIECLDEDEPPAPLDPSRVPGQLMGSALYAMGCAQWFADWVVGFLEKAPVNAFHLPDKENHRFVGGDPNIVIPLGYWRLGPDEALVIEAPVPACHYWNFQLGNVWAESLDHQNRRVHLNSGDAVVEDDGRVEIVVAAEDPGHPNWIDTAGHDHGIMGFRWVLADAHPIPTTRVVALDSLRKG encoded by the coding sequence ATGAAGGAACGGATTCGTGAGCACACCATGACGGACGATCCCATCGAGAAAGTCGAGAGCGGCGAAGCCTGGATCGAGTTCTGCGACTTGCTCAAGAAGGCCGGCGACGTTCTGCAACGGGACGATCTTCGCGCTTCTACCTTCGATCGCGGGGAAGGCCTTCGGTACCTGAGTCGGCTGCTCCGAGCCGGGCTGGTGTCCTTTGCGGAAGGCACGGGCCCCCGTCACCCGGAGTTCCGGGCGCTTCCTGAGCTCGTGAAGATGGGGCTCGACAACCCGGACAACTACTACCTCTCTGCGTCGGTGAACGGCCGTCACCGCTACCGCATCCGCGGCCAACGAGGAACGATCCACTATCTGGGCTTCGCTGCCCAGAACCAGAACTTCGCGAAACGCGATCGCATCACCGGCGGGGTCGGCCATCTGAACGATTCCGAGCTGAAGCTGGACGAGGACGGCCGCTTCGAGATTCTCGCTTCCCAGGAGCCGCCGGAAGATGCCGGCGTAGGGTGGTTGCAGATGGGGCCGGATACGACCCAGGTTCTCGTCCGGCAGACCTTCCTCGATCGGGCGAGGGAAAGACCGGTCGCGTTGGAGATCGAGTGCCTGGACGAGGACGAGCCTCCGGCGCCCCTCGACCCGAGCCGTGTGCCGGGCCAGTTGATGGGTTCTGCACTGTACGCGATGGGCTGCGCCCAATGGTTTGCGGATTGGGTCGTCGGGTTCCTGGAGAAGGCGCCGGTGAATGCCTTTCATCTGCCGGACAAGGAAAACCACCGCTTCGTCGGTGGGGATCCGAACATCGTGATCCCACTGGGCTATTGGCGCCTGGGCCCGGACGAGGCGCTCGTCATCGAGGCGCCGGTACCGGCCTGCCACTACTGGAATTTCCAGCTCGGCAACGTCTGGGCCGAATCCCTCGACCACCAGAACCGCCGGGTGCATCTGAACAGCGGCGACGCGGTGGTAGAGGACGACGGTCGCGTCGAGATCGTCGTAGCGGCAGAGGATCCCGGCCACCCGAACTGGATCGACACTGCGGGCCATGACCACGGGATCATGGGCTTCCGATGGGTGCTGGCGGATGCGCACCCGATCCCGACGACGCGTGTCGTCGCTCTCGACAGTCTGAGGAAGGGATGA
- a CDS encoding DUF4404 family protein, which translates to MSQDDLKKAVRKLEQELHQTEDLDPDLRARLAEVGREIDEALGEEFSGGDGLGEKLRDLLLALETSHPTLTTTVDAITRQLSRLGI; encoded by the coding sequence TTGAGTCAAGATGATCTGAAAAAGGCGGTTCGAAAGCTCGAGCAAGAGCTGCACCAGACCGAGGACCTCGATCCCGACCTCCGGGCTCGTCTGGCGGAGGTGGGGCGCGAAATCGATGAGGCGCTTGGCGAAGAGTTTTCCGGCGGCGACGGGCTGGGAGAGAAGCTCCGGGATCTGTTGCTCGCCCTCGAGACGAGCCATCCGACCCTTACGACCACCGTGGACGCGATCACGCGGCAGCTGAGTCGCCTCGGCATCTAG
- a CDS encoding VOC family protein encodes MGIEVNGIAHFQLTVKDPDRCIPFWESLCHFLEMKTLFKGEDVVYCIGSRTGILVRGAPPEKRDVAFDQDRPGLHHLCFRARQREDVDAIFAFVQGELSAKIVHGPEESGFAPGYYSILFEDPDGIRVEVNFVPGKGHLGSDGRSKGGGEGVASEHGNEGTDS; translated from the coding sequence ATGGGAATCGAAGTCAACGGCATCGCACATTTCCAGCTGACGGTGAAGGATCCTGACCGCTGCATTCCATTCTGGGAATCGCTCTGTCACTTCCTGGAGATGAAGACGCTGTTCAAGGGCGAAGACGTCGTCTATTGCATCGGAAGCCGCACGGGCATCCTGGTGCGAGGCGCGCCGCCGGAGAAACGCGACGTGGCCTTCGATCAGGACCGTCCCGGTCTTCATCACCTGTGCTTCCGCGCACGGCAGCGCGAAGACGTGGATGCCATCTTCGCCTTCGTTCAGGGCGAACTCTCCGCGAAGATCGTTCACGGACCGGAAGAGAGCGGATTTGCTCCGGGCTACTATTCGATCCTGTTCGAGGATCCGGATGGAATTCGGGTCGAGGTGAACTTTGTTCCGGGCAAGGGGCACCTCGGCAGTGACGGGCGGTCCAAAGGAGGCGGGGAAGGCGTGGCGAGCGAGCATGGAAATGAAGGAACGGATTCGTGA
- a CDS encoding phosphotransferase family protein, giving the protein MDAQGLASGPIEDVEALGGGTQNILLRFRRGNDAFVLRRPPLHKRRNSDETMRREARVLGALAGSEVPHPALIAACSEEDVLGAAFYLMEPIDGFQAPAGLPALHAESAAIRHRMGLSMVDGIAALGRIDFVKVGLEGFGRPEGFIERQVPRWQQQLASYAELPGYPGPEIPGVERVADWLERHKPTDWRPGILHGDYHLANVLFELEGPELLAIVDWELSTVGDPLLDLGWMLATWPDPGQLASGVVSVQPWEGFPSADELIAQYRQGTDRCLDGIVWYEVLACYKLGIILEGSHARAFAGKAPKEIGDLLHHQTLGLFERALTRIATA; this is encoded by the coding sequence ATGGACGCGCAGGGACTCGCATCGGGGCCGATCGAAGACGTGGAAGCCCTGGGCGGCGGAACCCAGAACATCCTGCTGCGCTTCCGCCGCGGAAACGACGCCTTCGTGCTGCGGCGGCCCCCGCTTCACAAGCGCCGGAACAGCGATGAGACGATGCGCCGGGAAGCCCGCGTGCTGGGAGCACTCGCGGGCTCGGAGGTCCCCCATCCGGCGTTGATCGCGGCGTGCTCCGAGGAGGATGTCCTCGGCGCAGCCTTCTACTTGATGGAACCGATCGACGGCTTTCAGGCGCCAGCGGGCCTGCCCGCGCTTCACGCGGAGAGTGCGGCCATCCGCCATCGAATGGGCCTGTCGATGGTGGATGGCATTGCGGCCCTCGGCCGGATTGATTTCGTGAAGGTCGGGCTCGAGGGCTTCGGGCGACCGGAAGGTTTCATCGAGCGGCAGGTTCCGCGTTGGCAGCAACAACTCGCGAGCTACGCGGAGCTTCCCGGATACCCGGGCCCGGAAATCCCTGGGGTCGAACGGGTCGCCGACTGGCTCGAACGCCACAAGCCCACCGATTGGAGGCCCGGCATCTTGCACGGCGACTACCATCTGGCCAATGTGCTCTTCGAGCTGGAGGGCCCGGAGCTTCTGGCCATCGTCGATTGGGAGCTCTCCACCGTCGGTGATCCGCTGCTCGATCTGGGTTGGATGCTCGCCACCTGGCCAGACCCGGGGCAACTCGCAAGTGGGGTCGTCAGCGTCCAGCCTTGGGAGGGGTTCCCGAGCGCCGACGAGCTGATCGCGCAATACCGCCAGGGCACGGATCGCTGCCTCGATGGCATCGTCTGGTACGAAGTCCTGGCCTGCTACAAGCTCGGCATCATCCTGGAGGGCAGTCATGCGCGCGCCTTCGCCGGGAAGGCGCCGAAGGAGATTGGAGACCTGCTCCACCACCAGACCCTCGGTCTGTTCGAGCGCGCGCTGACCCGCATTGCCACAGCCTAG